The following are encoded together in the Sinorhizobium terangae genome:
- the cysD gene encoding sulfate adenylyltransferase subunit CysD yields MSLPHLRRLEAEAIHVIREVVATFSNPVVLYSIGKDSSVLLHLAMKAFYPAKPPFPFLHVDTKWKFREMIEFRDRMARELGFNLLVHVNQDGIDQGIGPFTHGSNIHTHVMKTMALRQALEKYGFDAALAGARRDEEKSRAKERIFSIRSAQHGWDPKRQRPEMWKTYNTRVGQGETMRVFPLSNWTEFDIWQYILRENIPIVPLYFAARRPVVKRDGMLIMVDDHRMPIQPDEAVEERLVRFRTLGCYPLTGAVESEAATLPDILREMLTVRTSERQSRLIDTDEVGAMEKKKREGYF; encoded by the coding sequence ATGTCTCTTCCCCATCTTCGGCGGCTTGAAGCCGAAGCAATTCATGTTATTCGAGAAGTCGTTGCAACGTTTTCCAACCCGGTCGTGCTTTACTCCATTGGCAAGGACTCATCGGTCTTGCTGCACTTGGCGATGAAGGCGTTCTATCCGGCCAAGCCGCCCTTTCCCTTTCTCCATGTGGACACCAAATGGAAGTTCCGGGAGATGATCGAGTTTCGCGACCGGATGGCACGCGAGCTTGGGTTCAACCTTCTGGTGCATGTCAATCAGGACGGGATCGATCAGGGCATTGGGCCGTTCACGCACGGATCCAATATCCATACCCACGTCATGAAGACGATGGCGCTCAGGCAGGCGCTGGAGAAATACGGGTTCGACGCGGCGCTCGCAGGAGCACGGCGCGACGAGGAGAAGTCGCGGGCCAAGGAGCGCATCTTCTCCATCCGCAGCGCCCAGCACGGCTGGGACCCCAAGCGCCAGCGCCCCGAGATGTGGAAGACCTACAACACGCGGGTCGGCCAGGGCGAGACGATGCGGGTCTTCCCGCTTTCCAATTGGACCGAGTTCGACATCTGGCAGTATATCCTGCGCGAGAACATACCGATCGTGCCGCTCTATTTCGCAGCCCGGCGGCCGGTGGTGAAGCGCGACGGCATGCTGATCATGGTGGATGATCACCGCATGCCGATCCAGCCCGACGAGGCGGTCGAGGAGCGCCTGGTGCGTTTCCGCACGCTTGGCTGCTACCCACTGACCGGGGCGGTTGAATCCGAGGCTGCCACGCTTCCGGACATATTGCGGGAAATGCTCACGGTGCGCACGTCCGAACGGCAGAGTCGCCTGATCGACACGGACGAGGTCGGGGCGATGGAGAAAAAGAAGCGGGAGGGGTACTTCTGA
- the cysQ gene encoding 3'(2'),5'-bisphosphate nucleotidase CysQ, whose translation MTPLCEVLERIALDAGAAILDVYDAGPNVSYKDDQSPVTEADERAEAIILDRLAAAFPHTPVVAEEAVASGRVPDISSGCFFLVDPLDGTKEFINRRNDFTVNIALIEGNVPIAGIVYAPAQRCAYVADAGRAQKLLLCQDWKVEQRQAIRVRTRGAALTAVASRSHGSFETEAFLAGHGVTDFASVGSSLKFCLLAEGKADVYPRFGRTMEWDTAAGDAVLKAAGGSVVRLDGSRLLYGKTRQDSDSDFANPHFIAWADMSTAPPVQC comes from the coding sequence ATGACGCCCCTTTGCGAAGTGCTTGAACGCATTGCGCTCGACGCCGGAGCGGCGATTCTCGATGTTTATGACGCCGGCCCCAATGTTTCCTACAAGGACGACCAGTCGCCCGTCACCGAGGCGGACGAACGAGCCGAAGCCATCATCCTCGACAGGCTGGCGGCCGCCTTTCCGCACACTCCCGTCGTTGCCGAAGAGGCGGTGGCGTCGGGTCGCGTTCCCGACATCAGCAGCGGCTGCTTCTTTCTGGTCGACCCGCTCGACGGGACGAAGGAGTTCATCAACCGACGCAACGACTTCACCGTCAACATCGCTCTCATCGAGGGGAATGTGCCGATCGCGGGCATAGTCTATGCGCCTGCGCAGCGCTGCGCCTATGTCGCCGATGCTGGCCGGGCGCAAAAGCTTCTCCTTTGCCAAGATTGGAAGGTCGAGCAGAGGCAGGCGATCCGGGTGCGGACGCGCGGCGCCGCGCTGACGGCCGTTGCCAGCCGCTCGCACGGAAGTTTCGAGACCGAGGCGTTCCTAGCCGGTCACGGCGTGACCGACTTTGCGTCGGTCGGGTCTTCGCTGAAGTTCTGCCTGCTCGCCGAAGGCAAGGCCGACGTCTATCCGCGCTTTGGCCGAACGATGGAGTGGGACACGGCGGCCGGCGATGCGGTGCTGAAGGCCGCGGGCGGATCGGTGGTGCGGTTGGATGGCTCGCGCCTGCTCTATGGCAAGACGAGGCAGGACAGCGATAGCGACTTTGCAAACCCGCATTTCATCGCCTGGGCGGACATGTCCACCGCTCCGCCTGTCCAATGCTGA
- the cysN gene encoding sulfate adenylyltransferase subunit CysN — protein sequence MSYLQTMPPHDIEAHLAEHDNKSILRFITCGSVDDGKSTLIGRLLYDAKLIFEDQLANLGRVGSPGAANGKEIDLALLLDGLEAEREQGITIDVAYRYFATSKRKFIVADTPGHEEYTRNMVTGASTADLAIILIDSRQGILQQTRRHSYIASLLGIRHVVLAVNKIDLVDFRQQVFDEIVEDYLVFAKELGFASIRPIPISARYGDNVISASANTPWYKGPALLDYLETVELDPTDREKPFRFPVQMVMRPNADFRGYAGQVASGRISVGDPVVVAKSGQRSSVKAIVTYDGNLKTAGEGEAVTLMLSDEVDASRGNMLVAPGSRPFVADQFQAHVIWFDANAMMPGRSYILRTETDSVSATVTTLKHQVNINSFIREAAKSLQMNEVGVCNISTQTPIAFDAYNDNRSTGNFIFVDRVTNATVGAGMIDFPLRRADNVHWHALEVNKGARSAMKNQRPAVLWFTGLSGSGKSTIANTLDRILHARGKHTYLLDGDNVRHGLNRDLGFTEEDRVENIRRVAEVAKLMADAGLIVLVSFISPFRDERRMARELMDEREFIEIFVDTPLDECARRDPKGLYEKALAGKIANFTGVSSPYEAPENPELHLRTVGHEPIDLALEIEEFLDRLMEDK from the coding sequence ATGTCGTATCTTCAAACCATGCCGCCGCATGACATCGAGGCGCATCTGGCCGAGCACGACAACAAGTCGATCCTGAGATTCATCACCTGCGGCTCTGTCGACGACGGCAAGTCGACCCTGATCGGACGCTTGCTTTACGATGCGAAGCTGATCTTCGAGGATCAGTTGGCAAATCTCGGCCGCGTCGGCAGTCCAGGCGCCGCCAACGGGAAGGAGATCGATCTGGCCCTGCTTCTCGATGGGCTCGAGGCCGAGCGTGAACAGGGCATCACAATTGATGTCGCCTACCGCTATTTCGCCACGTCGAAGCGCAAGTTCATCGTCGCCGATACGCCCGGCCACGAGGAATATACGCGCAACATGGTGACCGGCGCTTCGACCGCGGATCTCGCCATCATCCTGATCGACAGCCGCCAGGGTATTCTGCAGCAGACACGGCGCCATTCATATATCGCGTCGCTGCTCGGCATCCGGCATGTCGTGCTGGCGGTCAACAAGATCGACCTGGTCGATTTCCGCCAGCAGGTATTCGACGAGATCGTCGAAGACTACCTGGTCTTTGCCAAGGAACTCGGCTTTGCCAGTATCCGGCCGATCCCGATTTCCGCCCGTTACGGCGACAATGTCATCTCGGCTTCCGCGAACACGCCCTGGTACAAGGGGCCGGCTCTGCTTGATTATCTGGAGACGGTTGAACTCGACCCGACCGATCGGGAGAAGCCGTTCCGTTTCCCGGTCCAAATGGTCATGCGGCCGAATGCGGATTTCCGCGGCTATGCCGGACAGGTTGCGTCCGGCAGGATCTCGGTCGGCGATCCGGTGGTCGTCGCGAAATCCGGGCAACGCTCATCGGTCAAGGCGATCGTCACCTATGACGGCAACCTCAAGACGGCGGGGGAGGGCGAGGCTGTAACGCTCATGCTTTCGGACGAAGTCGACGCCTCGCGCGGCAACATGCTCGTCGCCCCCGGCTCGCGACCATTCGTGGCGGACCAGTTCCAGGCGCATGTTATCTGGTTCGACGCCAATGCGATGATGCCCGGGCGCAGCTATATCCTCAGGACCGAGACGGACAGCGTCAGCGCGACCGTCACGACGCTCAAGCACCAGGTCAACATCAACAGCTTCATCCGCGAGGCGGCGAAGTCGCTGCAGATGAACGAAGTGGGCGTGTGCAACATCTCGACGCAGACGCCGATCGCCTTCGATGCCTACAATGACAACCGGTCGACAGGCAATTTCATCTTCGTCGATCGGGTGACGAACGCAACCGTCGGCGCCGGGATGATCGACTTCCCGCTGCGCCGCGCCGACAACGTCCATTGGCATGCGCTCGAGGTGAACAAGGGCGCGCGCAGCGCGATGAAGAACCAGCGCCCTGCCGTGCTTTGGTTCACCGGCCTTTCCGGTTCCGGCAAGTCGACGATCGCGAACACGCTGGACCGGATCCTGCATGCGCGCGGCAAGCACACCTATCTGCTCGACGGCGACAACGTGCGCCACGGGCTCAATCGGGACCTCGGCTTTACCGAGGAGGATCGCGTCGAGAACATCCGTCGCGTGGCCGAGGTCGCCAAACTCATGGCCGATGCCGGCCTGATCGTGCTCGTCTCCTTCATTTCTCCGTTCCGCGACGAACGCCGCATGGCGCGAGAACTGATGGACGAGCGCGAGTTCATCGAGATATTCGTCGATACCCCGCTCGATGAGTGTGCGCGGCGCGATCCGAAAGGGCTCTACGAGAAGGCACTCGCCGGCAAGATCGCGAACTTCACCGGCGTGTCCTCGCCCTATGAGGCCCCGGAGAATCCGGAATTGCATCTGCGGACGGTCGGCCATGAGCCGATCGATCTGGCGCTTGAGATCGAGGAATTCCTCGACCGGCTGATGGAGGACAAATGA
- a CDS encoding extracellular solute-binding protein, giving the protein MLKSTRNALLGAALVGISFSDQAYAETTLNALFMAQAAYSEADVRAMTEAFTKANPDIKVNLEFVPYEGLHDKTVLAQGSGGGYDVVLFDVIWPAEYATNKVLVDVTDRITDEMKKGVLPGAWTTVEYDGKRYGMPWILDTKYLFYNKEILEKAGITAPPKTWDELAEQAKTIKDKGLLATPIAWSWSQAEAAICDYTTLVSAYGGKFIDGGKPAFTTGGGLDALNYMVTSYTSGLTNPNSKEFLEEDVRKVFQNGEAAFALNWTYMYNLANDPKESKVAGKVGVVPAPGVAGKSEVSAVNGSMGLGITSTSQHPEEAWKYIVHMTSQPTQNAYAKLSLPIWASSYEDASVTKGQEELIAAAKLGLAAMYPRPTTPKYQELSTALQQAIQEALLGQTSAEDALKTAAENSGL; this is encoded by the coding sequence ATGTTGAAATCCACGCGCAACGCATTGCTTGGCGCCGCCCTTGTCGGAATATCCTTCAGCGACCAGGCCTATGCGGAAACGACGCTGAACGCGCTATTCATGGCTCAGGCCGCCTATAGCGAGGCCGATGTCCGCGCCATGACGGAGGCCTTCACCAAGGCGAATCCGGATATAAAGGTCAACCTCGAATTCGTCCCCTATGAAGGGCTGCATGACAAGACCGTGCTGGCGCAGGGCTCCGGCGGCGGTTACGACGTCGTTCTCTTTGATGTCATCTGGCCGGCCGAATACGCCACCAACAAGGTGCTCGTCGATGTCACCGACCGCATCACCGACGAGATGAAGAAAGGCGTCCTGCCGGGCGCCTGGACCACGGTCGAATATGATGGCAAGCGCTATGGCATGCCGTGGATCCTCGACACCAAATATCTCTTCTACAACAAGGAGATCCTGGAAAAGGCCGGCATCACCGCACCACCGAAGACCTGGGACGAGCTTGCCGAACAGGCAAAGACGATCAAGGACAAGGGACTGCTCGCAACACCGATCGCCTGGAGCTGGTCGCAAGCCGAAGCCGCGATCTGCGATTACACGACGCTGGTCAGCGCCTATGGCGGCAAGTTCATCGACGGCGGCAAGCCCGCCTTTACCACCGGCGGCGGTCTCGATGCGCTGAACTACATGGTGACGAGCTACACCTCCGGGCTCACAAATCCGAACTCCAAGGAATTCCTTGAGGAGGATGTGCGCAAGGTGTTCCAGAACGGCGAGGCCGCCTTCGCGCTCAACTGGACCTATATGTACAACCTTGCCAACGATCCCAAGGAAAGCAAGGTGGCCGGCAAGGTCGGCGTCGTGCCGGCTCCGGGCGTCGCCGGCAAGAGCGAGGTTTCGGCCGTCAACGGTTCGATGGGCCTCGGCATCACCTCGACCAGCCAGCATCCGGAAGAGGCATGGAAATACATCGTCCACATGACCTCGCAGCCGACGCAGAACGCGTATGCGAAGCTCAGCCTGCCGATCTGGGCCTCGTCCTACGAGGACGCCAGCGTGACGAAAGGCCAGGAAGAGCTGATCGCGGCGGCCAAGCTTGGCCTCGCGGCCATGTATCCGCGGCCGACGACGCCGAAGTATCAGGAGCTTTCGACTGCCCTGCAACAGGCAATCCAGGAGGCGCTGCTCGGCCAGACTTCCGCCGAAGACGCCTTGAAGACGGCTGCCGAGAACAGCGGCCTCTGA
- a CDS encoding PHP domain-containing protein, translating into MDGQGKTRTGKPVFCRFRDLSREHLNVELQVHTSWTDGQATALEILQTAKQRGLAELAFTEHVREDTSWFPDFKAEILSAARRFDDLRVYVGCETKAMDDNGRLDVSQSVLDACDIVLGVVHRFPDGHGGYLDFKQLSFDETSEIEFRLSMGMIASAPIDVLGHPGGMSLRRHGRFPESYFRALMTATLERGIAIEINSSYLVDMPAFLALCEEVNPFVSIGSDAHKLSELGRCRDQLIELGVGRS; encoded by the coding sequence ATGGACGGGCAAGGGAAAACGCGCACTGGCAAGCCTGTGTTCTGTCGTTTTCGGGATCTCAGCCGAGAGCACTTGAATGTCGAGCTGCAGGTCCACACCAGCTGGACCGATGGGCAGGCGACGGCGCTTGAGATCCTGCAAACGGCCAAGCAACGCGGTCTCGCTGAGCTTGCCTTCACGGAGCACGTCCGAGAAGACACCTCGTGGTTTCCTGACTTCAAGGCCGAGATTCTCTCCGCTGCGCGCCGGTTTGATGATTTGCGCGTCTATGTCGGCTGTGAAACGAAAGCCATGGACGACAATGGCCGGCTGGATGTGTCGCAGTCCGTGCTTGACGCGTGCGACATCGTTCTCGGCGTCGTTCACCGATTCCCGGACGGCCACGGCGGTTATCTGGATTTCAAACAACTGTCATTCGATGAGACGTCCGAAATCGAATTCCGGCTGTCGATGGGAATGATCGCAAGTGCGCCGATCGACGTGCTTGGTCACCCGGGTGGCATGAGCCTGAGGCGGCATGGCCGGTTTCCGGAGTCATATTTTCGCGCGTTGATGACGGCGACGCTCGAGCGGGGGATCGCGATCGAGATCAACTCCTCGTATCTCGTCGATATGCCGGCATTTCTGGCCTTGTGCGAAGAGGTCAACCCGTTTGTTTCGATCGGTTCTGATGCGCACAAGTTGAGCGAATTGGGCCGCTGCAGGGATCAGCTCATTGAACTGGGGGTAGGGCGATCATGA
- a CDS encoding calcium-binding protein: MIFKGTSLSDTIRGALSDDELWGYAGDDYLDGGAGNDKIFGGLGNDYIVGGDGDDYADGDDGNDRFAGGLGNDTLKGGLGNDIFDGGDGSDILDGGDGHDQILGGRGHDKIFGGAGEEYIDAGEGDDIIYAGSGNDGFNNRVNPATGKVTQQAVGGGAGNDKIYGEEGNDVLKGQSGNDRVDGGIGDDIVDGGDGNNYLDGGDGNDILDSETGIDEAHGGAGADRIEVGAGNDLAYGDAGNDAISGEAGDDVLDGGIGNDTVFGGDGNDTVRGDAGSDVLLGEAGSDILWGGADSDRFVFKATPALSGQDTVMDFQDGVDFLVIEKLGVTQYSSSGANGTVYAYDTSGGDVLIKGHDSAGHAFSILVDDPNGTLSAANFSRSDFLFA, from the coding sequence ATGATTTTTAAAGGAACCAGTCTGTCCGACACGATCCGCGGCGCTCTCAGCGACGACGAGCTTTGGGGCTATGCCGGCGATGACTATCTCGACGGCGGAGCAGGCAACGACAAGATCTTCGGCGGCCTTGGTAACGATTACATTGTCGGCGGCGACGGCGACGACTATGCCGACGGTGACGACGGAAACGATCGCTTTGCCGGCGGCTTGGGTAACGACACACTCAAGGGCGGACTAGGAAACGACATCTTTGACGGCGGCGATGGCAGCGACATCCTGGATGGCGGCGACGGCCATGACCAGATCCTTGGCGGTCGCGGACACGACAAGATCTTTGGCGGCGCAGGCGAGGAATACATCGATGCGGGCGAGGGTGATGATATCATCTACGCCGGCTCAGGAAATGACGGGTTCAACAATCGCGTAAATCCGGCGACCGGAAAGGTCACGCAGCAGGCGGTCGGCGGCGGCGCCGGCAATGACAAGATCTACGGTGAAGAGGGCAACGACGTTCTCAAAGGCCAGTCCGGCAATGACCGGGTCGATGGCGGCATCGGCGATGACATCGTTGATGGTGGCGATGGGAACAACTACCTGGACGGCGGGGACGGGAATGACATTCTCGACTCGGAAACCGGCATAGACGAGGCCCATGGCGGAGCCGGCGCTGACAGGATCGAGGTCGGCGCCGGGAACGATCTCGCGTACGGGGACGCCGGCAATGATGCCATCTCGGGCGAAGCCGGGGACGACGTCCTCGACGGTGGCATCGGCAACGACACCGTTTTTGGTGGTGATGGCAACGACACGGTTCGCGGCGATGCGGGGAGCGACGTTCTCCTTGGCGAAGCTGGAAGCGATATCCTATGGGGCGGAGCGGATTCCGACCGCTTCGTCTTCAAGGCGACGCCGGCGCTTAGTGGCCAAGACACCGTCATGGATTTCCAGGATGGCGTCGATTTCCTGGTTATCGAAAAACTCGGGGTTACCCAGTATTCCAGCTCCGGCGCCAATGGGACCGTGTATGCCTACGACACCTCCGGCGGCGACGTGCTGATAAAGGGTCACGACTCTGCCGGTCACGCGTTTTCGATTCTCGTGGACGACCCCAACGGCACCCTCAGCGCCGCCAATTTTTCGAGAAGCGACTTCCTCTTCGCCTGA
- a CDS encoding ATP-grasp domain-containing protein: protein MKVFITGAGALLGQGIIRALRRSTLKATIIVGDPSPLSAGLYWGDVAYLVPMAKDPEYLDSLGELLRAERPDILIPGTDVELPILAANREMIERAYGTKVIISSPHVVSIANDKWLTSEFLRERRLGFVPSCLPGDEETLIERCGFPLVVKPRVGARSIGFSVVRNREQLRRAIAEQPDIVIQKYVGSDATEYTAGTLTFDGKCRATIVMRRDLRDGNTYRAFAEPFPALNKAMAEAADALGAYGPANFQFRLDDGFPRIFEINARFSGTTAVRIHAGFNEVEMSIRHILFGEPVEQPDIMPVTILRHWSETVVRPGELITATGRLQEEV, encoded by the coding sequence ATGAAGGTGTTCATCACGGGTGCAGGCGCCCTCCTTGGGCAAGGCATCATTCGCGCCTTGCGGCGTTCGACCCTGAAGGCGACGATAATCGTCGGCGACCCGAGCCCGCTCTCGGCCGGCCTGTACTGGGGCGATGTCGCCTACCTCGTCCCGATGGCGAAGGACCCTGAATATCTGGACAGCCTGGGCGAGCTGCTGCGTGCCGAGCGGCCCGACATCCTCATCCCCGGAACCGATGTGGAGCTGCCAATCCTTGCAGCGAACCGCGAGATGATCGAGAGGGCCTACGGAACCAAGGTGATCATCAGTTCGCCGCATGTGGTCTCGATCGCGAACGACAAATGGCTCACCTCCGAGTTCCTCCGGGAGCGGAGACTGGGGTTCGTTCCTTCGTGTTTGCCGGGTGATGAGGAGACGCTGATCGAACGGTGCGGCTTTCCCCTCGTCGTCAAGCCCCGGGTCGGCGCCAGGTCAATCGGCTTCAGCGTCGTACGCAACCGGGAGCAATTGAGGCGAGCCATAGCCGAGCAGCCCGACATCGTTATCCAGAAATATGTCGGCTCGGATGCGACCGAGTATACCGCCGGCACGCTGACCTTCGATGGAAAATGCCGCGCGACAATCGTCATGCGAAGAGACCTTCGGGACGGCAACACCTACAGGGCCTTTGCCGAGCCCTTTCCCGCCTTGAACAAGGCAATGGCAGAGGCAGCCGACGCTCTTGGCGCCTATGGTCCGGCGAACTTTCAGTTTCGTCTGGACGATGGCTTTCCCCGCATTTTCGAGATCAATGCGCGGTTTTCGGGCACCACGGCAGTCCGGATCCATGCAGGGTTCAACGAGGTGGAGATGTCGATCCGGCATATCCTTTTTGGCGAGCCAGTCGAGCAGCCGGACATCATGCCGGTGACGATATTGCGGCACTGGTCGGAGACCGTCGTAAGACCCGGCGAATTGATCACGGCCACCGGGCGGCTGCAGGAAGAAGTCTAG
- a CDS encoding NAD-dependent epimerase/dehydratase family protein translates to MQLVVTGATGFIASRLIGQALSKGYQVIALARDPDRVTWRKSSRLQIEKWSIGDPLPAVTQADAVFHLAAYIPADFSDPRQAARCFEVNTNGALRFAMDAASQGVKRFVFFGSGQVYTPASESASETSAAFPVHRASYYLASKLSAEICLLAFGTANTMPVTVLRLASVYGPGMHGSGMIPTFIRTLGSGRPVAIRDGGRYRVDLVYVDDVISLALAAVEKEQAGIFNAGSGQACRSLEAAEIIADALGADPDLVNVEGARSDETMMGFAALNVAKAVDQLGYIPRSFRQGIEAWKAETGFSDFQSASSQE, encoded by the coding sequence ATGCAGCTCGTTGTTACCGGCGCGACAGGCTTTATCGCTTCGAGACTGATCGGTCAGGCACTTTCAAAAGGGTACCAGGTCATCGCCCTTGCGCGCGACCCGGATCGTGTGACGTGGAGAAAAAGCTCTCGTTTGCAGATCGAGAAATGGTCGATTGGTGACCCATTGCCGGCGGTGACGCAAGCGGACGCGGTTTTCCATCTTGCCGCTTATATTCCAGCCGATTTCAGCGATCCGCGTCAGGCCGCGAGATGCTTCGAGGTCAACACCAACGGTGCCTTGCGGTTCGCGATGGATGCCGCCTCGCAGGGCGTGAAGCGGTTTGTGTTTTTCGGATCGGGACAGGTTTACACGCCCGCTTCCGAGTCGGCGTCGGAGACAAGCGCCGCCTTTCCCGTGCATCGCGCCAGTTATTACCTGGCGAGCAAGCTCTCGGCGGAAATTTGCCTGCTGGCTTTCGGAACGGCAAACACCATGCCGGTAACGGTGCTTCGCCTCGCATCCGTTTATGGTCCCGGTATGCATGGCTCGGGGATGATACCGACGTTCATCCGCACGCTCGGGAGTGGGCGCCCTGTGGCCATACGGGATGGGGGACGATATCGCGTCGATCTTGTCTACGTCGACGACGTCATCTCGCTTGCTCTGGCGGCGGTCGAGAAGGAACAGGCGGGGATATTTAATGCGGGCAGCGGCCAGGCCTGCAGGTCGCTGGAAGCGGCAGAAATCATCGCCGACGCGCTTGGAGCGGACCCGGATCTCGTCAACGTTGAAGGCGCGAGGTCGGATGAGACCATGATGGGTTTTGCTGCTTTGAACGTGGCAAAGGCGGTTGACCAGTTAGGATACATCCCGCGCTCTTTCCGCCAAGGCATTGAAGCATGGAAAGCAGAGACAGGGTTTTCGGACTTCCAGAGCGCCAGCAGTCAAGAATAG
- a CDS encoding ROK family transcriptional regulator — protein sequence MNEMRSIRAKSGTNQEGTSAHNRRVMIDALRLNGQLSRADLARATALTKQTVSNIIEELESDGLVTSLAAVRRGRGQPSTPYRLVPEGAFAIGLQIDRHVTRTIAVDLVGTVLARGEANLPAGGPETGVKTILDLIARTRRDLAAIAPESEDRFVGLGVAMPGPFGIDADADDPWMMAAWQNFPLLETLSVGTGLDVRLQNDAAAAATAEKMVGAAHGVDQAICIYLGYGLGAGLILNGELYRGANGNAGEIGMILSQPRAASGIERAPLEHRASIASLSKILGLDPADPDLYRRIDESAGAPDARVTAWVGDVSFELRAAVQALESIFDPQTIILCGGMPPGLARLLIEAIHPLLPSIAEHRARNMPRLQLGFTDPWAVAIGAAAEPISRTFDPRFSAILKTRTAGAV from the coding sequence ATGAACGAGATGCGCTCCATCCGGGCCAAGAGCGGGACCAATCAGGAGGGGACCAGCGCGCACAATCGCCGCGTGATGATCGATGCCTTGCGGTTGAATGGGCAATTGTCGCGCGCCGATCTGGCGCGGGCGACGGCGCTTACCAAGCAGACCGTTTCAAACATCATCGAGGAGCTCGAAAGCGACGGCCTGGTTACGTCCCTCGCCGCCGTGCGCAGGGGCCGGGGGCAGCCGTCAACGCCCTATCGTCTGGTCCCCGAAGGCGCCTTCGCGATCGGCCTGCAGATCGACCGGCACGTCACGCGTACGATCGCGGTCGATCTGGTCGGCACCGTGCTCGCGCGGGGCGAGGCGAACCTGCCTGCCGGTGGCCCGGAGACGGGAGTTAAGACCATCCTGGATTTGATCGCCAGGACCCGTCGTGACCTGGCGGCGATCGCGCCTGAATCCGAGGATCGCTTCGTCGGCCTCGGCGTGGCGATGCCCGGGCCGTTCGGCATCGATGCGGACGCTGACGATCCCTGGATGATGGCGGCCTGGCAGAATTTCCCTCTCCTGGAAACACTGTCAGTTGGCACCGGTCTTGACGTGCGCTTGCAGAACGATGCAGCCGCGGCCGCGACGGCCGAGAAGATGGTTGGCGCGGCGCACGGGGTCGATCAGGCGATCTGCATCTATCTTGGCTATGGCCTCGGGGCCGGGCTGATCCTCAACGGCGAGCTCTATCGCGGCGCCAACGGCAATGCCGGCGAGATCGGCATGATCTTGAGCCAGCCGCGCGCGGCTTCCGGCATTGAGCGTGCCCCGCTCGAACACCGCGCTTCGATTGCATCGCTCAGCAAGATCCTTGGTCTCGATCCCGCCGATCCCGATCTTTATCGCCGGATCGACGAGAGCGCCGGCGCACCGGACGCACGCGTCACCGCATGGGTCGGCGACGTGTCCTTCGAGCTGCGGGCGGCTGTTCAGGCGCTGGAGAGCATTTTTGATCCGCAAACCATCATCCTGTGTGGCGGCATGCCGCCGGGCCTCGCCCGCCTGCTGATCGAGGCCATCCATCCGTTGCTGCCTTCGATCGCCGAGCATCGCGCACGCAACATGCCGCGCCTGCAACTGGGCTTTACGGATCCCTGGGCGGTGGCCATCGGTGCCGCTGCCGAGCCGATCAGCCGGACTTTCGATCCTCGTTTTTCCGCGATCCTGAAGACACGCACGGCGGGTGCGGTCTGA